A segment of the Elaeis guineensis isolate ETL-2024a chromosome 6, EG11, whole genome shotgun sequence genome:
GAATCGAGTCAGCTCGAAATATTTTGGAGTCGGCTCGAAAGTGTGCCAGTCTTGCGTGCCACAATCTGTTTGTGCCAGAGTCGACTCGAAACATACTGGAGTTGACTAGAACTCCTCCATTTAGCCTTCCTCATTCAATTTCCATCCAaacttgatttttgaattaaaaaactagccatttttAGACATTGGGGATGGATTTCAGTCATTTGAATGACTTTTGGATGCTTCTCCAACAAATTCTGCATTTTCTGTTATGACTGTTAGAAATAATTGAGTTGACTCGAACGTCTATGAGTCGGCTCGGATTCAGCATGAGTCGACTTGAAATATTTTGGAGTCAACTCGGTCTCAGTATGTAGAAAATAGCTCTCTATCTTGTGAATCGAGTCAGCTCGAAATATTTTGGAGTCGGCTCGAAAGTGTGCCAGTCTTGCGTGCCACAATCTGTTTGTGCCAGAGTCGACTCGAAACATACTGGAGTTGACTCGAACTCCTCCATTTAGCCTTCCTCATTCAATTTCCATCCaaacttgatttttgattttaaaacttTCCAAGTGTTTCTAAATGACTTCAAGGCATATCATAAGGGTTTGCtttctacaaaaatatttttaaccaaGCTTCAAAGACATTAGTCCCCTTTTATGTTTCAATGttatgtaatcatcaaaatcattttcttagatcaacaatctcttctttttttatgataacaaaatattgaatataaaaataaagaaataaaagctCAAGCTAATATAATATACCACTTTTAATTTCAGCAAATCATAAGagtatcataagatagaaaattcaaatatttaagaCTCAAATATGAGATATTGCATAACAGTCAAGAGAACTAACATCTCTTTAATAATTTTCTCTTccattttataaaaaattcagaATAAATTAATCTTTCCTTTAATGTAATGTTGGAAACTTCTAGTTATACAAGATGCAAAAACAAGATGCTTCCTCTCAATTTATTGCTCAAATTTTTCTTGCTcaatacttttctttttttttcgtcATCAACAAAAAGAGTCAAACAAGGATACCACAAAAACATCAATAATAAAAGTGACACCATAAAATTATATCATTATAAATACAATAGGGATAAGCATAAGTAAGCATACAAATGAtaccaaaagatttaaaaaggaTCACATATTCTTAATTCTCCtctaatcatataaaatatgtCCTCATTTAaagatttagtaaaaatatccactAATTGATTATCAGTGCAAACAAAATCCAGCACAATATCATTATTTTGCATATGATCtttaataaaatgatgtcttatatcAATATGCTTTCAATATGCTTAGCTCTtgagtgctgaattagatttttagttaagtttatagcacttgtattatcatatcttatagaaattttattttgttcaatACCATAATccttaagttgttgcttaatccaaagaatttgagcacagcaacttctggCTGCAACGTACTTGGCTTCCGCCATAGATAATGCTAACGAACTTTActttttgctaaaccaagagattaagtttaacCCAAAAACTAGTTAGAATgtattatttagatttcttgACCTTGTATAGATACCCAAGACCTCCTCAACACACAATCACTGTGGGAATAAATATATGCCTGAATGGATCTTCACATACTCCCCCCAATTTAAGCCCATGCATCCTCACCAGTATAAGAgtctaaatccaatcaaatttaatCACAGGCACCACAATTGGCTCATGATTAGTCCCAAAAATCCGTATGCTATAGTGTCTCTTAGCTTGGGCCATGGGCTGGGTCCACTCTAATCTATTATAATAGCCCCGAACCTTGCCCAAAAAGATTAGCCAAGATCTATCACTTAGTTTCCTTGGCTTTGTATAAGTGCTTAAGATCTTCCTAGTGTACAACTAATATAGGACTAAACATACTCCCACACTAGTCCTCACACTAGTATGGGCAAATGAGCAAAATTCATATAGGTGGAGCTTTCttgaaaaaggaggagaaagaagggAGAAATCAAGGCATAGTGGCTCTTGGAAGAATTTGGACCTATTATGAGTTATGTGATGACTTCTAAACAAATTCAAACCTTTCAAGCGTAGGTAATTGGGTCTTAACTTAGTGGGACATGGTGTTTCTCTAGTTTTTTCCCATATAGGTAGGAATTTGTTCATGGGTGTGAAAAGACATTCTCCATTTCTGAAATTTGGTGATGCTCTGGTTCAAATCCAATGGGTTGGACTACTTTGGTATTCTCACACCTTGGTGCCAACTACCTATATACTTTGTCTTTGGGCGAGAATAtgttgatgcatcatctccaagggCACATTTAACATGGATTGTTTATGAATAAACATGGGAGTTTACTATTGAAGAATGCTGAGTacacttatctttttttttttcaatcttctATAGTTTAATTCATTTGCTGATTAAAAGCTTTGGCAGCTATAGGGGCAGTTTATAGTGAATGGATTGAAGTTGGCTAGTTTCTGAGGATTTGGATTTCAATTGGCCAATGACTATTTGATCATGACATACAGTCAGAATTCTCTTTTTCATAAGATAgccatatatgatatgcttttcCAAtttatttccttctttctttgttttctaGTGAATATTGTCATCAATCTTATGATACATTGTTCCATATTAAGTATCACATGTCtgcatcattctgtatcatgctggACTCGGTATGACATAGCATAGTACTTCATTTTGCATTGCTCAGCTTGTGTTGCATTAATCCACCGCATGGCTCACTTCTTAAATGGCATGTGCCACTCTGAAAGTCGCATATGTGAGCGGCATATTTGAGTCTCAAGCTTGGTTTAATGTCTCGAATATCGCACTTAGAATTAtgcaattattttaaatttagctTGACTTTTGTGGCTTTTCTTCTTTGGATGCATCATACAGGAAGCTAGTAAACGTTCTTGCAGAAGTCACAAATTCTGGAATGGACCAGAAGATTCCATATATGGATTCCTGTTTGACACATCTACTGCGGGAAACACTTGGTGGCAATGCGAAAGTTACATTTATTTGTACCATTTTCCCAGATGACAGGTGCTGCATAAGAAATATTTATAAGAACAATTTATTAATTTCCAGAAATAATTTTTTACGGTGATAAATGCAGATGTAAGGCTGGCACATTGAGTACGCTAAGATTTGGAGGCCGAGCAAAGCATATACAAAACAAGGCAGTGATAAATGAAATAACAGAAGACGATGTTAACGGTTTGAGTGACCAGATTCGTCAGTTGAAAGTAAGCTTATTATAGAAGAGTATAAGTATTGTACTATACAATTTGCTGAATAAAAATAACATTCATTTATGTCTTCTTGCTACAGGAAGAGCTAATAAGAGCAAAATCATATGAAGGCAACCGTATTGCAACTACTGGTGGATACTTTAAAGGACATAATGCTCGTGAGAGCTTGAACCTTTTGAGGGTGAGTCTCAATCATTCTCTGGTTCTACCTTGCATTGATATCGATTCAGAAGAAGACATGGAAGTTCATGAAGAGGATGTAAAAGATCTGTGTCAACAATTAAGCAATCTTTGCTCATCATCTGAAGATACCTTGGAGGATATCTTGGAAAACAAGAATTCCTTGAATGTTAATCCCTCCAAAGAAGGTCCAAACACAGAAGTTGACAATAGTATAGGCACATGCTCGGTCAATCATGAATTTAATGTTGGCTTTTTTCCAGCACAAAGTAGACTTGATGAAGTGCATTCTGAAATATGTGAGCCTCCAAAGGTCAGCAATGGCAGTGCTGTATCTGCTGAGAGTCTAATTTGCCAAAATGTTTCCAGTAGCGCAGGAAATGATCAGCTCCATTCTAGAAAGTTCATTCTTTCAGTCATTCCTGACCAGCAATTTCCCATACTCCAAGACCCTACTCCATGTTCATCTCCTAAAATCAATAATAACTTGAAGAAAAGCATCATGTCATCAGGGTTTTCAGCTGAAAGGAATGACGCATCTGAGACCTTCGGGAAGAGTGACCTTATCCAATCTTCCTTACAGTCAAGCAAAGTCAGCCCAACCGAGTCATTGGCTGCCAGCCTCCACAGAGGGTTGCAGATTATAGACTATCATCAGCAGAATTCATCTGCAAAGAGTTCATTTGCTGGCTTTTCCTTTGAGCACTTGACATCAATTTCATGCCAGTCAGTGGACAAGGTTGACACTGGCATGCAAACATTTTCAGAGCATGGAGGCACATCTCCAACTTTCCTGTGTTCAGCCTGCAAGAAGGTAGTAGACGTTAATGGTATCAAATCAGTTAATGATAACACAGATATGCAGATTGTACCATTCAATAAAGCAGGCACTACTGAGGTATTGTAGAAACTTGTGCTAGAGGACCAAGAAACTCTGTTTGTTAGAATTCGCCATTTTGGCTAATCTGTTTCTCTTGGTGAATCAGGATATTGATAAATTTTCTGGAAGCACTGCCACGAGGGAGGTGGTACTTGAAACTCTTTGTTTGGAGCAGGCAGCTACAATCAAGCATCTGAATTCTCTTGTAATTCCtttatttaagaatgccattatTAATCAAGGTCAATAATACTTTTTTATATTAGACTTTGATGCAATTATTGCTGACAAATTATGCAGGTTGATGAgtatacaaaaaaaaaggagcaAAGCTGGAGTAGCGAACAGAATCGGGATGCTATGAGCTCAACTGATGGCGTTATGGCAATTATGGAGCTTGAAAATGAAGATCACATGGTTGGTACCTCTAGTTCATCTTCTTGCAACCTccgcctttttttttgtttttttttcttttttttgttgttgaTGTCTGGAACTATTGAATGGTTGCAGCCTTTGAACCACCACTCCAAGAACAACACCGAGGTCTTGAAGGAAAAAAGTCTATTGAAAGAACTCCAGAATGACATAGATTGGGTTAATAATACTTCTTTTgacgtgagagagagagaagcactTCTTATGGAAATTCAAAGCTTAAAAAGCCAGTTGAAGTCCTATAAAGATGCGTCTACCAATTATTCTCTCCTCGAGCATATTAGAAATGGTGACACACCTTCTCCAGATAAAGGAGGGAACGGGCTTGAGAAGGAAAGACAAAGGTGGACAGAGTCAGAGAGCAGGTGGATATCTCTAACTGAAGAGTTGAGACTTGATCTTGAATCCAACCGTAGGCTtgcagagaagaaagaaatcgagctTAGTCTCGAAAAGAAATGTACGGCTGAGTTGGATGATGCACTTCATAGAGCTGTCCTTGGGCATGCTAGGATTGTTGAACACTATGCTGAGCTGCAGGAGAAGTACAATGACTTACTTGAGAGGCATAGAAAAGTAATGGAAGGTATAGCAGAGGTGAAGAAGGCAGCTGTGAAAGCAGGGCGGAAAGGTTCCGGTTCTGCTTTTGCTGCAGCTCTTGCCGCAGAGCTCTCCACTGTGAGAATTGATAGAGAAAAGGAGAGGGCATATCTAAAGGAACAGAACAGGAAACTAAGAATTCAGCTTCGGGACACTGCAGAAGCTGTACATGCTGCGGGAGAACTTCTTGTGCGACTGAGGGAAGCGGAGGAAACAGTTAGAGTCACCGAGGTTGGTTTAACAATCAATTTAGTTTTTCTGGCTACATGTGTAGTCTCTAAATGCTACACTTCTTTGTTGATTGCTTATGTCACTGGAGCAATATTTTGATTTGGATATTTGTTGCATTAGGAGTTTTAACAACTGACCAAAGACTTATTTACTTGGACTGAGTGTGGTTGTATTTATCAAGTTTAACTTCCTGGCAGGAGAAATATGGGAGAGCCCAGCAGGAGGCGGAGAAGCTGAAGAAGCAGATGGCGAAGATGAACAGAAAGCATACAATGGAGATGGCTACTATGAAGCGTTATCTTGCAGAGAGCCGATTACCAGAGTCTGCTTTGGAGCCCTTCTACCTCCACGAATCTGAATTCGAAGAACACCGACGAGCTCCACAGCCAGATGACGATGAAGCATGGAGAAATGCATTCAGAACTTCATACCTGTAAAGCTACGCTGCACTTTACCAGAAGTTTGGATTCCACAGTTGTGTAAATTGAACGGGGTATGAGGAAGATCTCAGCTCTGTGATGCAGTGCTGAAGATAAATTGATGTCCACAGGTTTGAGGCTGGCCGGGGATCTGGCTCGGATCCCATTGTTTCTGAGTTGTTAGTTTGGCTTTGTTCTGTTTGCTATCATGTTGCAGGACCATTCGTAGCACAATTTAGTGAGTATTCATCATTTCTTAGTTCCTGGTGCTTGTACTCCGTCTGTTTGTAATAATGAAGAACTCAGGTCAAGCTTTTATAAATTGCTGTGTGATCATATCTGGAGTACTTATTTGGAACTGATCAGAATTTAGGATTGGATTGACCTGTTCTTGATTAGCAACTGATCCTTATAGCTCGGTCCCATCTAATCTAAAGTTAGGTGCATCAAACTTGGATTGAAAAATATAATGTCATGAATACTGGTTGGATTTGGATCAATGAATATCTCAATTTGAATCTGAATCAATCTGAAATGATCCAACACTACTAAAAACATTAAACATTTCAAAATCCTcttgaatttaaaataaaaatgttCTCttaataataaattcaaatataataattagccATTTTACTGTCGATGATAAACCTTGCGCGAAATAGGTTGTTGATAATGCATATAAGCTTTTCCTGTTATATTATTCAAAAAAATGACATACTCAGGTAATCAGTTTTTACATGTTTACTCTTATTTGTGTTTTGGAACTACTTTTCATTAGTCTGACCTGAAAGACCTAATGGATCAACACAATGAATTATAAACTTTATGTGCTCCAACTTGAATGAAAATAGGGTTCAATTCTTTGGAACCAAATTGAATATGGATTGGATATAGGTTTGCAAATTCTTAGTCCAACACAGTAGGGTGGTTAAATGAATGAGTTACTTGTGAATAACTCATCTTTAGCTTCAAAATTAGCTGGATATTAGATCGATTAAAGTGGGATATCTTGTTGGGTTGGCTAATGTAAGGATGAAAGGATATTATTGCTTGCCTCCATGAATATCATAAGTTGAAAAAGTATAACAAATGTTGTCCGAGATATATGAATAACGGTAAATTTAGTATAACCAACAGTAATAATAATTTTAGACTTTGATTTTTAATAACTatgaaatttataatctaaaaaataagataagaAAATGGGTGAAATTAAGAGACGACCATGCCATGTTTGGCCTTTACATGGTTAGCTTTCCGTGTTTTATCCTAGACATAGTGTAATACCCAGCCCAAAGAATAAACCAAGCTCAGTCCAAATGGCCTAGAAAGACCACACGAATTTTAAAGTAGAGgggaaaaaataaatattttactacAGTACtccatttatattatttttttatcaaagacaTTCAAGACATtatactattattattttttatattttattatttttaattgtttttcttc
Coding sequences within it:
- the LOC105035635 gene encoding kinesin-like protein KIN-12C, producing MEALRILKPSSRAISPLLPTSPSGAGWKMNSGRHTARSGRENTPPVHHNVQIDHPTLLSVPKKPLSWPDRSLSSESPRSDVPAVGSVDPSVKVVVRVRPANDQEKESQVVQNVSTDSLSVGDRMFTFDSVLGPDSTQEDVFRLVGVPLVKNSLAGFNTSIVSYGQTASGKTYTMWGPPSAMVDGHSTNSSLGIAPRIFHMLFSEIETNQENSEGKQINYQCRCSFLEVYNDQINDLLDPTQRNLQIRDDAKNGFHVENLTDEYVTTVEDVTQIIVKGLSNRKLGTTAINSKSSRSHIIFTCIIESWCKGSPSNCFSSLRTSRISLVDLAGLDWDELEGLGKQCIDEGRHVKRSLSRLGKLVNVLAEVTNSGMDQKIPYMDSCLTHLLRETLGGNAKVTFICTIFPDDRCKAGTLSTLRFGGRAKHIQNKAVINEITEDDVNGLSDQIRQLKEELIRAKSYEGNRIATTGGYFKGHNARESLNLLRVSLNHSLVLPCIDIDSEEDMEVHEEDVKDLCQQLSNLCSSSEDTLEDILENKNSLNVNPSKEGPNTEVDNSIGTCSVNHEFNVGFFPAQSRLDEVHSEICEPPKVSNGSAVSAESLICQNVSSSAGNDQLHSRKFILSVIPDQQFPILQDPTPCSSPKINNNLKKSIMSSGFSAERNDASETFGKSDLIQSSLQSSKVSPTESLAASLHRGLQIIDYHQQNSSAKSSFAGFSFEHLTSISCQSVDKVDTGMQTFSEHGGTSPTFLCSACKKVVDVNGIKSVNDNTDMQIVPFNKAGTTEDIDKFSGSTATREVVLETLCLEQAATIKHLNSLVDEYTKKKEQSWSSEQNRDAMSSTDGVMAIMELENEDHMPLNHHSKNNTEVLKEKSLLKELQNDIDWVNNTSFDVREREALLMEIQSLKSQLKSYKDASTNYSLLEHIRNGDTPSPDKGGNGLEKERQRWTESESRWISLTEELRLDLESNRRLAEKKEIELSLEKKCTAELDDALHRAVLGHARIVEHYAELQEKYNDLLERHRKVMEGIAEVKKAAVKAGRKGSGSAFAAALAAELSTVRIDREKERAYLKEQNRKLRIQLRDTAEAVHAAGELLVRLREAEETVRVTEEKYGRAQQEAEKLKKQMAKMNRKHTMEMATMKRYLAESRLPESALEPFYLHESEFEEHRRAPQPDDDEAWRNAFRTSYL